The Lucilia cuprina isolate Lc7/37 chromosome 5, ASM2204524v1, whole genome shotgun sequence genome includes a window with the following:
- the LOC111689230 gene encoding collagenase-like: protein MKFLIVFALALATASAFDLRSSEIESRSVVVPVVEQEGRITNGNTASVGQFPYQVGLSLKLNALSSAWCGGSLIGNQWVLTAAHCTDGIQSVTVYLGATVRTSAEVTATVTKDNIIIHSGWNTNTLKNDISLIKIPSVAYSSKIQAVKLPAISSSYSSYAGDTAIASGWGKISDSATSVTNNLQWARLKVITNSVCAQTYGSSIVTSTNICVATTGGVSTCNGDSGGPLVLESSKVQIGLTSFGAAAGCAKGYPAAFTRVTSYLDWIKSNTGISA from the coding sequence ATGAAATTCTTAATTGTCTTCGCTTTGGCTTTGGCCACCGCCTCTGCCTTTGATTTGCGCAGCTCGGAAATCGAATCACGCAGTGTTGTAGTTCCTGTTGTCGAGCAAGAAGGACGTATTACCAATGGCAATACTGCTTCGGTTGGTCAATTCCCCTATCAAGTTGGTTTATCCTTGAAACTTAACGCTCTTTCCTCAGCCTGGTGTGGTGGTTCTTTGATTGGCAATCAATGGGTTTTGACTGCTGCCCATTGTACCGATGGCATTCAATCTGTTACCGTCTACTTGGGTGCGACCGTACGCACTTCGGCTGAAGTTACCGCTACCGTAACCAAGGACAACATTATCATTCACTCTGGCTGGAATACCAACACCTTGAAGAACGATATTTCCTTGATCAAGATCCCCTCTGTGGCTTACTCTAGCAAAATTCAAGCTGTTAAATTGCCTGCCATCTCTAGCTCTTATTCCAGTTATGCCGGTGATACTGCTATTGCTTCTGGTTGGGGTAAAATTTCTGATTCTGCCACCTCTGTTACCAACAACTTGCAATGGGCCCGTTTGAAAGTCATCACCAACTCTGTGTGTGCTCAAACTTATGGCAGCTCCATTGTTACCTCTACCAACATTTGCGTTGCTACCACTGGTGGTGTTTCTACCTGCAATGGTGATTCTGGCGGTCCTTTGGTTTTGGAATCTTCCAAGGTACAAATCGGTTTGACTTCCTTCGGTGCTGCTGCCGGTTGTGCTAAGGGTTACCCAGCTGCCTTCACTCGTGTGACCAGCTACTTGGATTGGATCAAGTCTAACACTGGTATTTCTGCTTAA